From a region of the Odontesthes bonariensis isolate fOdoBon6 chromosome 2, fOdoBon6.hap1, whole genome shotgun sequence genome:
- the LOC142387879 gene encoding NLR family CARD domain-containing protein 3-like → MQSDRSMGRFIDFKADQRSRPQRVDQQSSEGPSGPSAQQHQTQLDSIFMLLEDNMLTFVKEELKKMQKVLSPDYPECLESQREGEDEEQRSSREALVKITVHFLRRMKQEELADRLQSKLCGRKLKCALKKKFQCVFEGIPKAGKPTLLNQIYTELYITEGGSGEVNDEHEVRQIEAASRKAGRAETSIRQEDIFKGPPGRDEPIRTVMTKGVAGIGKTVLTQKFTLDWAEGKANQDIQLMFPFTFRELNALKERKFSLVELVHHFFTETKAAGICSFEEFQVVFIFDGLDECRLPLDFHSKEPLTDATEPTSVDVLLTSLIRGKLLPSARLWITSRPAAANQIPPGCVGMVTEVRGFTDPQKEEYFRKRFRDEEQASRIISHIQTSRSLHIMCHIPVFCWITATVLEDVLETREGAELPNTLTEMYIHFLVVQAKVKKLKYDGGAETDPDWSPESRKMIESLGKLAFEQLQKGNLIFYESDLTECGIDISAASVYSGVFTQIFKEERGLYQEKVFCFIHLSVQEFLAALHVHLTFINSGLNLMGEQQKRFKSFKDQKKLKYLHQSSVNKALESPNGHLDLFLRFLLGLSLQTNQRLLRGLLTQTGSSSQTNQKTVDYIKKVISENLSAERSINLFHCLNELNDRSLVEEIQQSLSSGCLSTDKLSPAQWSALGFILLSSGKHLDVFDLKKYSASEEALLRLLPVVKASNKAVLSGCNLSERSCAALSSALSSQSSSLTELDLSNNNLQDSGVKQLSAGLQSPNCNLEALSLSGCLITEEGCASLAEAVTSNPSHLRELDLSYNHPGDSAVKQLSAGLEDPQWRLDTLRVEPAGERWLTPGLRKYSCQLTIDTNTVNRELKLSDNNRKVTRMEEEVQSYPDHPDRFDGWPQLLCRNVLTGRCYWEVEWRGGVYISVSYRGISRRGDRDCLFGWNDQSWSLICSDGGKYSVRHNNRQTSISSSSSSSSSVCNRAAVYVDRPAGTLSFYRVSSDTLIHLHTFSTTFTEEPLHPGFGFWLGSHGSMLSLC, encoded by the exons atgcaGAGCGACAGGTCAATGGGTCGTTTTATTGACTTTAAAGCAGACCAACGTTCACGGCCTCAGAG agtggaccagcagagctcagagggtcccagtggtccgtctgcccagcagcatcaaacacagctggactccatatttatg ctgctggaggacaacatgctcacttttgtgaaggaggagctgaagaagatgcagaaggttctgagtccagattacccagaatgcttagagagtcagagggagggtgaggatgaagagcagaggagcagcagagaggcattagtgaagatcacagttcacttcctgaggagaatgaagcaggaggagctggctgaccgtctgcagagca AACTTTGTGGACGTAAACTTAAAtgtgctctgaagaagaagttccagtgtgtgtttgaggggattcctaaagcaggaaagccaacccttctgaatcagatctacacagagctctacatcacagagggagggagcggagaggtcaatgatgaacatgaggtcagacagattgaagcagcatccaggaaagcaggcagagcagaaacatccatcagacaagaagacatctttaaaggcccacctggaagagatgaaccaatcagaacagtgatgacaaagggagtggctggcattgggaaaacagtcttaacacagaagttcactctggactgggctgaaggcaaagccaaccaggacatccagctcatgtttccattcactttcagagagctgaatgcgctgaaagagagaaagttcagtttggtggaacttgttcatcacttctttactgagaccaaagcagcaggaatctgcagctttgaagagttccaggttgtgttcatcttcgacggtctggatgagtgtcgacttcctctggacttccacagcaaggagcccctgactgatgctacagagcccacctcagtggatgtgctgctgacaagcctcatcagggggaagctgcttccctctgctcgtcTCTGGATAACCTcacgacctgcagcagccaatcagatccctcctggctgtgttggcatggtgacagaggtcagagggttcactgacccacagaaggaggagtacttcaggaagagattcagagatgaggagcaggccagcaggatcatctcccacatccagacatcacgaagcctccacatcatgtgccacatcccggtcttctgctggatcactgctacagttctggaggatgtgttggaaaccagagagggagcagagctgcccaacaccctgactgagatgtacatccacttcctggtggtccaggccaaagtgaagaagctcaagtatgatggaggagctgagacagatccagactggagtccagagagcaggaagatgatcgagtctctgggaaaactggcttttgagcagctgcagaaaggaaacctgatcttctatgaatcagacctgacagagtgtggcatcgatatctcagcagcctcagtgtactcaggagtgttcacacagatctttaaagaggagagagggctgtaccaggagaaggtgttctgcttcatccatctgagtgttcaggagtttctggctgctcttcatgtgcatctgaccttcatcaactctggactcaacctgatggGAGAACAACAAAAGAGGTTTAAATCAttcaaagaccaaaaaaaactaaaatatctTCATCAGAGTTCTGTGAACaaggccttagagagtccaaatggacacctggacctgttcctccgcttcctcctgggtctttccctgcagaccaatcagaggctcctacgaggcctgctgacacagacaggaagtagctcacagaccaatcagaaaacagttgATTACATCAAGAAGGTGATCAGtgagaatctgtctgcagagagaagcatcaatctgttccactgtctgaatgaactgaatgatcgttctctggtggaaGAGATCCAACAGTCCCTTAGTTCAGGATgtctctccacagataaactgtctcctgctcagtggtcagctctgggcttcatcttactgtcatcaggaaaacatctggatgtgtttgacctgaagaaatactctgcttcagaggaggctcttctgaggctgctgccagtggtcaaagcctccaacaaagctgt ACTGAgtggctgtaacctctcagagagaagctgtgcagctctgtcctcagctctcagctcccagtcctccagcctgacagaactggatctgagtaacaacaacctgcaggattcaggagtgaagcagctgtctgCTGGACTGCAGAGTCCAAACTGTAACCTGGAAGCTCTCAG cctgtcaggctgtctgatcacagaggaaggctgtgcttctctggctgaagctgtgacctccaacccctcccatctaagagagctggacctgagctacaaccatccaggagacTCAGCAGTGAAGCAGCTCTCAGCTGGACTGGAGGATCCACAGTGGAGGCTGGACACTCTCAG ggtggagcctgctggagaacgatggctgacaccaggtctgaggaagt attcctgtcaactcacaatcgacacaaacacagtgaacagagaactgaaactgtctgacaacaacaggaaggtgacacgtatggaggaggaggttcagtcatatcctgatcatccagacagatttgaTGGCtggcctcagctgctgtgtagaaatgttctgactggtcgctgttactgggaggtcgagtggagaggaggagtttatatatcagtgagttacagaggaatcagcaggagaggagacAGAGACTGTTTGTTTGGATGGAAcgatcagtcctggagtctgatctgctctgatggaggtaaatACTCTGTGAGGCACAATAACAGACAaacatccatctcctcctcctcctcctcctcctcctctgtctgtaacagagcagcagtgtatgtggaccgtcctgctggcactctgtccttctacagagtctcctctgacacactgatccacctccacaccttcagcaccacattcactgaagaacctctgcatcctggatttgGGTTCTGGTTAGGTTCACATGGTTCCatgttgtctctgtgctga